A genomic window from Photobacterium gaetbulicola Gung47 includes:
- a CDS encoding enoyl-CoA hydratase/isomerase (COG1024), with protein sequence MNSHGTNHQSSPPDLGSDAVLFAIDEKGVATMTLNRPEKNNAFDSQCISTMLSILLQLKTNPQVRALVLRASGSHFSAGADLNWMKSLAQFSMEENIQDAEKLAELLHQLDTLPVPTIALIQGAAFGGALGLICCCDIAIASKDARFCLSEVKLGLAPATIGPYVCRAMGQRQARRYMLTAELISATQAKDLNIVHKLVPGVQQLDQRLEGFIRQIVTNSPNAIREAKSLCHLCESPTIDYPLRQKTSEIIAQLRVSPEGQEGLSAFLEKRQPNWLAHHD encoded by the coding sequence ATGAATTCACATGGCACAAATCACCAATCTTCTCCGCCAGATCTTGGTAGCGACGCGGTTCTATTTGCCATTGACGAAAAAGGCGTCGCCACTATGACTCTGAATCGCCCAGAAAAAAACAATGCCTTTGATAGCCAATGTATTTCCACCATGTTGTCCATCCTACTTCAGCTTAAGACTAACCCCCAGGTCAGAGCCCTAGTCTTACGGGCAAGCGGCAGCCACTTTAGTGCCGGAGCCGATTTAAATTGGATGAAGTCTCTCGCGCAATTCAGCATGGAGGAAAATATCCAGGATGCCGAAAAACTTGCCGAGTTACTTCACCAATTGGATACACTACCTGTACCGACAATAGCCTTGATACAAGGTGCAGCCTTCGGTGGTGCGCTGGGCTTGATATGCTGCTGTGATATTGCCATCGCCAGTAAAGATGCTCGCTTTTGCTTGAGTGAAGTCAAACTCGGGCTGGCTCCGGCGACAATTGGCCCCTATGTCTGTCGAGCCATGGGGCAACGGCAAGCCAGGCGCTATATGCTCACCGCTGAGCTCATTAGTGCAACACAAGCCAAGGATCTCAATATCGTTCACAAGCTAGTACCCGGCGTCCAGCAGCTGGATCAGCGATTGGAAGGTTTCATTCGCCAGATTGTGACAAACAGCCCCAATGCGATTCGTGAGGCCAAATCACTTTGCCACCTCTGCGAGTCGCCAACCATTGATTATCCACTACGACAGAAAACCAGTGAAATAATTGCTCAATTGAGAGTTTCCCCAGAAGGACAAGAAGGCTTAAGTGCTTTTTTGGAAAAACGTCAACCTAACTGGCTTGCTCATCATGATTAA
- a CDS encoding hydroxymethylglutaryl-CoA lyase (COG0119) has translation MIKRPDTSCDFPKSVCIYEVGARDGLQNETCLPSQSKINFINLLSQSGLSHIEAGAFVSAKRVPQMADSLNVMRAIKRQDNITYSALTPNIQGFEMALSARADEVAIFASASEGFSQHNINCSISESLKRFEPVMALAQLHGIPVRGYLSCVIDCPYDGPTPANQVLQITEQLIGMGCYEVSLGDTIGTGTPFKVANLLDTINSQIPSRKIAVHFHNTWGQALPNIYQALSMGIDTIDASVAGLGGCPYAPGASGNVATEDVVYLCHQLGIETGLNLDVLAAAGWMICQQLNISPRSNVSIAMKARQLQ, from the coding sequence ATGATTAAACGACCAGACACTTCCTGCGACTTTCCTAAGTCTGTTTGCATTTACGAAGTTGGGGCTCGTGACGGGCTGCAAAATGAAACCTGCTTACCTAGCCAAAGTAAGATAAATTTTATTAACTTGCTGTCACAATCCGGCCTCAGTCATATCGAGGCCGGGGCTTTCGTCTCTGCCAAACGTGTCCCTCAGATGGCCGATTCTCTTAATGTAATGCGAGCCATCAAGCGACAAGATAATATTACCTATTCCGCCCTCACCCCTAATATCCAAGGCTTCGAAATGGCCCTGAGTGCTCGGGCCGATGAAGTTGCCATTTTTGCGTCAGCCTCTGAAGGCTTCAGCCAACACAATATCAATTGCTCAATCAGCGAGAGTTTAAAGCGCTTCGAGCCAGTGATGGCGTTGGCGCAGCTTCACGGTATTCCTGTAAGAGGCTACTTATCGTGTGTTATCGATTGTCCTTATGATGGCCCGACCCCAGCAAACCAAGTACTGCAAATCACCGAGCAACTAATCGGTATGGGCTGTTATGAAGTCTCCCTGGGAGATACTATCGGTACAGGTACCCCTTTCAAAGTTGCCAACTTACTGGACACCATCAATAGTCAAATCCCAAGCCGTAAAATTGCCGTGCATTTTCACAACACTTGGGGCCAAGCCTTACCAAATATTTATCAGGCATTATCGATGGGGATCGATACCATAGATGCCAGTGTCGCAGGGTTGGGAGGTTGCCCATACGCACCAGGGGCGAGCGGCAATGTTGCCACCGAGGATGTCGTCTACCTGTGCCATCAATTAGGGATCGAAACGGGTTTAAATTTAGACGTCTTGGCTGCTGCAGGATGGATGATCTGCCAGCAACTCAACATATCACCACGCTCCAACGTATCTATCGCGATGAAAGCTAGACAGTTACAGTAA
- a CDS encoding putative GCN5-related N-acetyltransferase yields the protein MSLGVNLSGDDKQKLLSELVAVVSNRFPNREVKVIKQTHQQGSVSLHFEVNDGELIQIELPQ from the coding sequence ATGTCCCTTGGAGTAAACCTATCCGGTGATGATAAACAAAAATTGCTGTCGGAGCTTGTGGCTGTTGTGAGTAATCGTTTCCCTAACCGAGAAGTAAAGGTCATCAAGCAGACTCACCAACAGGGCTCGGTGTCGTTACACTTCGAAGTCAACGATGGTGAGCTTATTCAGATAGAGCTGCCACAGTAA
- a CDS encoding acetyltransferase (COG1670), with amino-acid sequence METPRLKLLPPSLDRAPMMLEAILESQNELAVYLPWVPHALTEGASIENTNQAIANFEAFEGELRYSIIEKATGRFVGAVGLLIRDKTVPYFEIGYWLRTSAYGCGYMTEAVERLTAYAFEELHANRVEITAAEQNTQSRAVAERCGFEFECLKKNERRLPSGELGHTVVYSKTTPDVVKRGC; translated from the coding sequence ATGGAAACACCAAGGTTAAAACTTTTACCGCCTTCTCTGGACAGAGCGCCAATGATGCTCGAGGCAATACTCGAAAGCCAGAATGAACTCGCTGTGTACTTGCCCTGGGTGCCCCATGCCCTGACCGAAGGTGCATCCATTGAGAATACCAATCAGGCGATAGCTAATTTTGAAGCCTTTGAGGGAGAGCTTCGCTATTCCATTATCGAGAAAGCAACTGGTAGGTTTGTTGGTGCGGTCGGGTTACTGATAAGGGATAAAACTGTCCCCTATTTTGAAATAGGCTATTGGCTGAGAACTTCGGCATATGGCTGTGGGTACATGACAGAGGCTGTTGAACGGTTGACAGCGTATGCGTTTGAGGAGTTACATGCTAACCGTGTTGAAATCACCGCAGCAGAGCAGAATACCCAAAGCCGTGCTGTTGCCGAGCGTTGTGGTTTTGAGTTTGAATGCTTGAAGAAAAATGAAAGGCGGTTACCATCAGGTGAGCTAGGGCATACTGTGGTATATAGCAAAACGACACCAGATGTGGTCAAGCGTGGCTGCTGA
- a CDS encoding elongation factor G (COG0480), translated as MSMNEIRNIAVVGQSGVGKTTLIERLLFESECSTHLGSVKEGDTVTDFDDQSIHYQHSIEATPAALCWQKHRMNVIDTPGLPELLGRTLSIYPAVETSALVFDANTPLNQVSEKLFAFAQSQKKCQMIIINKVDLNPDKVPQLIDQLQSHFGQECLPINLPSGDGQSVVDCYFKPDYDASTLWSSVEAAHEQLIDQVIEVDENLMELYLEQGSSLTAEQLHDPFEEALRTGHVIPICCVSAETGLGISLLLRTLAEIMPMPAEGNPPMLEKNGQQVRVDCEQLDHTVAHVYKVSVDPYLGKLAYLRVFQGEINAGSQLFIGENSKAFRVGHLYQLQGKKRLEIASARAGDFCVLAKVDDLNFDSVVHDSHDEDEVIMKTIDFPAPMYSLAIQTTKRGDEQKLSEVLNKIAAEDPSLCLEHRTRTNETVLGGQGEFHLKIALEKMASVYKLNVNTEQPSIEYFETITQQAEGHYRHKKQSGGAGQFGEVQLKVRPLDRGEGFVFVNKVVGGAIPTSLIPAVEKGIRQAVEEGAISGNPIHDIEVTVYDGKYHSVDSKEIAFVIAGKKAFLDAVNNATPIVLEPIVELNLQIPTDSVGDISGDLAANRGVILGTQSEENNFTSLQAKIPQNELLDYSQRLRAMTGGEGSFSMVLSHYEPAPSTVQKKVCSAATEAC; from the coding sequence ATGTCCATGAATGAAATTCGCAATATCGCAGTAGTTGGTCAAAGTGGGGTAGGTAAAACGACCTTGATTGAGCGCCTGCTGTTTGAGTCAGAATGCTCTACACATCTCGGAAGTGTCAAAGAGGGTGACACTGTCACGGACTTTGATGACCAATCCATCCATTATCAACACAGTATCGAAGCTACGCCAGCCGCTCTTTGTTGGCAAAAGCACCGTATGAATGTTATCGATACCCCGGGCTTGCCTGAATTATTGGGGCGGACGTTGAGTATCTATCCCGCTGTTGAAACTTCAGCCTTGGTTTTTGATGCCAATACACCTTTGAACCAAGTATCAGAGAAGTTATTTGCTTTTGCCCAGTCGCAGAAGAAGTGTCAGATGATCATCATTAACAAAGTCGATCTCAATCCGGACAAAGTGCCTCAGCTCATCGACCAACTACAGTCTCACTTCGGCCAGGAATGCTTGCCGATCAACTTGCCGTCGGGCGATGGGCAATCGGTCGTCGATTGCTACTTCAAGCCAGATTATGACGCGTCGACCCTATGGAGTAGCGTTGAGGCTGCGCATGAACAGCTAATCGATCAGGTTATCGAGGTTGATGAGAATTTGATGGAGCTGTACCTTGAGCAAGGCTCCTCGCTCACAGCTGAGCAGTTACACGATCCATTTGAAGAAGCCCTAAGGACTGGCCATGTCATTCCGATTTGTTGTGTCTCGGCGGAAACAGGGCTGGGGATTTCCCTGTTGCTGCGAACATTAGCAGAAATTATGCCGATGCCTGCGGAAGGTAATCCGCCAATGCTGGAAAAAAATGGCCAGCAGGTTCGGGTTGACTGTGAACAGCTAGATCATACCGTGGCTCATGTATATAAAGTTAGTGTTGACCCGTACCTGGGAAAACTGGCTTATTTGCGGGTCTTCCAAGGCGAAATCAACGCGGGCTCTCAGCTTTTTATCGGTGAGAATAGCAAGGCGTTTAGAGTTGGGCACTTATATCAGCTACAAGGCAAGAAGCGTCTAGAGATTGCCAGTGCTCGGGCTGGTGATTTTTGTGTCTTGGCAAAAGTGGATGACTTGAATTTTGACTCAGTGGTCCATGATTCCCATGATGAAGACGAAGTCATCATGAAAACTATCGATTTTCCAGCACCGATGTATAGCTTGGCGATTCAAACGACCAAAAGGGGGGATGAACAGAAGCTATCGGAGGTGCTCAATAAAATAGCAGCCGAAGATCCCTCCCTGTGTCTTGAACATCGTACCCGTACCAATGAAACTGTTTTGGGCGGCCAGGGTGAATTCCACTTGAAAATCGCACTGGAGAAAATGGCTTCGGTTTATAAGCTCAACGTTAATACCGAGCAGCCGAGTATTGAATATTTCGAAACGATAACCCAGCAAGCAGAAGGTCACTATCGTCACAAAAAACAAAGCGGCGGTGCCGGGCAGTTTGGTGAGGTACAGCTTAAAGTTCGGCCTTTGGATCGTGGGGAGGGCTTTGTTTTTGTCAATAAAGTGGTGGGCGGAGCGATTCCGACATCCTTGATCCCTGCAGTGGAGAAGGGGATCCGGCAAGCGGTAGAGGAAGGGGCGATATCCGGAAATCCGATTCATGATATAGAAGTCACCGTTTATGATGGTAAATATCACTCTGTAGACTCAAAAGAAATCGCTTTTGTGATAGCAGGTAAGAAAGCATTCCTTGATGCTGTGAATAATGCTACCCCTATCGTGTTAGAGCCAATCGTAGAGCTTAACCTGCAGATTCCAACGGACTCTGTCGGTGATATTAGCGGAGATTTAGCAGCTAACCGAGGAGTGATATTAGGTACCCAGTCTGAAGAGAATAACTTTACCTCGCTACAGGCGAAGATCCCGCAAAATGAGTTGTTAGATTACTCCCAGCGTCTGAGGGCGATGACGGGCGGTGAGGGTAGTTTCAGTATGGTACTGAGTCACTACGAGCCAGCTCCTAGTACCGTACAGAAAAAGGTATGCAGCGCTGCGACAGAAGCGTGCTAG
- a CDS encoding hypothetical protein (COG0457) has product MIKKLTLLVALSFPLGFMPEQAVSAELSQYTAGRVQRAHNLQQDEKLADAIAMLEGLNLSRAYDKAYVQRMLGVFYWQQNIKTKAIANLTDAVNSGLLQDEQAWLTQRMLADILLTSEEFKQALPHYYALSNNVPENQNADELWLRIAQSHYQISEWQQSLSAIKTYAELAGKLDVQPLTIKLGAQLQLKQWKAALPTLESLIVLEPNKLVWWQQTAGIQLRLGQSNSALDTLALARRQGVDLSQQDLKTLAQLYAQRGIPERAAIVYSQLDGADSDVDLLVLQAQYWQIAKEWDKSITVWRQAAALNNKHRWPLAQLLLQQGHYQQAIAELDKVKDKAYEADVALAKVRAYYKLDNLEKAVIFAKQADNIESTTASKSWIKYLSQKREMAS; this is encoded by the coding sequence ATGATCAAGAAATTGACATTACTTGTTGCCTTGTCATTTCCGCTTGGCTTTATGCCTGAACAGGCGGTGTCGGCAGAACTTTCACAGTATACGGCTGGGCGAGTTCAACGTGCTCATAATCTACAGCAAGATGAGAAACTGGCTGATGCTATTGCGATGCTTGAGGGCTTGAACCTATCTCGTGCATACGATAAAGCCTATGTTCAGCGTATGCTCGGGGTGTTCTATTGGCAGCAAAACATCAAAACCAAGGCGATTGCGAACCTGACTGATGCCGTTAATTCAGGTTTGTTGCAGGACGAGCAGGCTTGGCTTACCCAGCGTATGCTTGCTGATATTTTGCTTACTAGCGAAGAATTCAAGCAGGCGTTGCCACACTATTACGCTTTGAGTAACAACGTTCCTGAGAACCAGAATGCAGATGAGCTGTGGCTACGCATTGCCCAATCACATTATCAGATTTCTGAGTGGCAACAATCACTTAGTGCGATAAAGACATATGCGGAATTGGCGGGTAAACTTGATGTTCAACCTTTAACAATCAAGCTCGGTGCCCAGCTTCAGCTTAAGCAGTGGAAAGCGGCATTACCAACATTGGAAAGCTTGATTGTTCTTGAGCCAAACAAGCTTGTCTGGTGGCAGCAGACGGCAGGTATCCAGCTGCGTTTAGGCCAGTCCAATTCGGCACTGGATACGTTGGCGTTGGCACGTAGGCAAGGTGTGGATTTGTCCCAGCAAGATTTGAAGACCTTAGCCCAACTCTATGCCCAACGTGGTATCCCTGAGCGGGCCGCAATTGTGTATTCTCAACTTGATGGTGCCGACTCAGATGTGGATCTTTTAGTCCTGCAAGCGCAGTATTGGCAGATTGCCAAGGAGTGGGATAAATCCATCACGGTATGGCGTCAAGCCGCAGCGTTGAATAACAAACACCGTTGGCCTTTGGCTCAATTACTTCTGCAACAAGGTCATTACCAGCAAGCCATCGCTGAACTTGATAAAGTCAAAGACAAAGCGTACGAAGCTGATGTCGCCTTGGCCAAGGTCCGAGCATATTACAAGCTCGATAACCTTGAAAAAGCGGTCATCTTTGCCAAGCAGGCCGATAACATTGAGTCAACCACTGCCTCAAAAAGTTGGATAAAGTATTTGTCTCAGAAAAGAGAGATGGCAAGCTAA
- a CDS encoding putative TonB2 protein (COG0810) encodes MLRVLIAIPAAFLMALGLFTFMAWMVDNGSQRPEVEKQLLAFDMVMVEQEREAQRRQRTVPEPPETPEPPPQAMPQAMNQAVSNTIVPSMPNLNLDASVSGLAINAPTFSDFGANQQAMPLYRVEPKYPSRAMKQGAEGYVVMSFTIDPQGRPTDISVLDAKPRRLFEREAIQALRKWKYQPKVVDGKSIAQAGQTVRLEFKIQK; translated from the coding sequence ATGCTGCGTGTACTGATTGCCATTCCTGCGGCTTTCCTAATGGCGCTGGGCTTGTTCACGTTTATGGCATGGATGGTCGATAACGGAAGCCAACGTCCTGAAGTGGAGAAGCAACTGCTGGCATTTGATATGGTAATGGTAGAGCAGGAGCGCGAGGCCCAGCGCCGGCAGCGAACAGTGCCGGAGCCGCCTGAAACACCGGAGCCACCGCCACAGGCCATGCCGCAGGCGATGAATCAAGCAGTCAGCAATACGATTGTGCCTTCAATGCCAAATTTGAACTTGGATGCTTCGGTGTCAGGTTTGGCGATCAATGCTCCTACATTTTCAGACTTTGGAGCGAATCAGCAGGCCATGCCGCTATACCGTGTTGAGCCAAAGTACCCTTCAAGAGCCATGAAACAGGGGGCTGAAGGTTATGTTGTCATGTCATTCACCATTGACCCGCAGGGTCGTCCAACGGATATCAGCGTGCTGGATGCCAAGCCTCGCCGTTTATTTGAGCGAGAAGCGATCCAAGCACTGAGAAAATGGAAGTATCAGCCTAAAGTTGTTGATGGCAAGTCAATAGCCCAGGCTGGTCAAACGGTAAGACTGGAGTTTAAGATACAGAAATGA
- a CDS encoding putative TonB system transport protein ExbD2 (COG0848) — translation MRLSRPSSAREDAQVDLTSMLDIVFIMLIFFIVTSSFVRESGVEVNRPQASNVISQKDAGIFIAITSANDVYIDKRVVDVERVQATLEHLLLEQPEASLVIQADEHAYNGTVVRVMDAAKGAGVQKIALAAEKR, via the coding sequence ATGAGACTGAGTCGTCCGTCTTCAGCCCGTGAAGACGCCCAGGTAGACCTGACGTCTATGCTGGATATTGTATTTATCATGTTGATTTTTTTCATTGTTACCAGCTCATTTGTCCGCGAGTCTGGGGTTGAAGTGAATCGCCCTCAGGCCAGTAACGTGATAAGCCAGAAAGATGCGGGTATTTTCATTGCCATTACCTCTGCCAATGATGTGTATATCGACAAACGTGTTGTTGATGTTGAGCGCGTTCAGGCCACGCTGGAGCATTTGCTGCTCGAGCAGCCTGAAGCATCGCTTGTGATCCAGGCTGACGAACATGCTTACAACGGCACCGTTGTTAGAGTAATGGATGCGGCAAAAGGCGCAGGTGTACAAAAGATTGCGTTGGCAGCGGAGAAGCGTTAA
- a CDS encoding putative TonB system transport protein ExbB2 (COG0811), with the protein MESNLYEVPLVQASFFDAWKYSLEIFMNQGGQVLWWLAAVVMFCWILVIERVLYLLITYPKQRQRWLEQWQARIDHSSWYARSIRDGWLSQAHIALNQNLNLIKVLVAICPMLGLLGTVTGMISVFDVMATQGSSQPRLMASGISLATLPTMAGMVAALSGMFVHSRLSKSCYKREIKLEKLLRSQ; encoded by the coding sequence ATGGAAAGCAACCTGTATGAAGTTCCGCTAGTGCAAGCTTCATTCTTTGATGCTTGGAAATACTCACTAGAGATCTTTATGAACCAAGGAGGTCAGGTACTCTGGTGGCTGGCCGCGGTCGTGATGTTTTGCTGGATTCTGGTGATTGAGCGGGTGTTATACCTGCTCATTACCTACCCGAAACAACGGCAACGATGGCTGGAACAGTGGCAGGCAAGGATTGACCATTCTTCTTGGTATGCACGTTCAATACGCGATGGCTGGTTGAGCCAAGCGCATATTGCGCTCAACCAAAACCTGAACTTGATCAAGGTACTGGTAGCCATTTGTCCAATGCTTGGTTTGCTGGGGACGGTAACCGGTATGATTTCGGTGTTTGACGTGATGGCTACCCAAGGGAGCAGCCAGCCAAGGTTGATGGCATCCGGGATCTCCCTGGCCACACTGCCTACCATGGCCGGTATGGTTGCGGCGCTATCGGGGATGTTTGTACATTCACGTTTATCCAAGTCCTGCTACAAGCGCGAAATAAAGTTAGAAAAACTATTGAGGAGTCAGTAA
- a CDS encoding putative biopolymer transport protein ExbB-related protein (COG0811), translating into MKIKALVAALCLFTVPVVSANTSLVQATRQEAQAQQQHNAEREQGFKMTEREFKAQRDVLLKQRQQLQGETDKLSTTFSKNENELAKLEQQLRLETGSLGELFGVVRQAAKDLDSEMGFSVTGVDRNQYRRVIDSIVQARTLPSLEELTGLWKGLEEQITASRELRAVSVPFIDGQGKSANVDAYRLGSLGLIGDQGYLAWDGKRGSAKPYLKQPQNGPVSNQLSELEQGGMLAMVVDPSRGFMLEQLANAPELKDRIEHGGVVGKIILGLLAVGLGIGLIRGTKLFAIRQQIKKQLKTPETPGNNPLGRVLSVYSKEPNRSVEALELRLLETIVDEQQGLEKGLSMLKLLAALAPMLGLLGTVTGMIETFQVITQFGNGDPTVMAGGISMALVTTVLGLVAAMPLLLAHNMLTTQAETIRSILEKQGISLVAEQAEKAGMTA; encoded by the coding sequence TTGAAAATCAAAGCGTTAGTGGCAGCATTGTGCCTATTTACTGTCCCTGTTGTCTCTGCAAATACCTCACTGGTTCAAGCCACCCGTCAAGAAGCGCAAGCTCAGCAGCAGCATAATGCCGAACGCGAGCAAGGCTTCAAGATGACTGAGCGGGAGTTCAAAGCTCAGCGTGATGTACTGCTTAAGCAGCGTCAACAGCTTCAGGGTGAAACTGACAAGCTAAGTACGACTTTTAGCAAAAACGAAAACGAGCTGGCAAAACTTGAACAGCAGCTTCGACTGGAAACGGGCAGCCTAGGTGAGCTGTTTGGCGTAGTTCGCCAAGCCGCTAAAGATCTTGATTCAGAAATGGGCTTCTCTGTGACGGGCGTTGACCGCAACCAATACCGTCGGGTTATCGACAGTATTGTTCAGGCCAGAACGCTTCCTTCATTAGAAGAGCTGACTGGCTTGTGGAAAGGGCTTGAAGAGCAAATTACGGCAAGCCGTGAGCTTCGAGCGGTATCAGTACCCTTTATCGATGGCCAGGGTAAAAGTGCCAACGTCGATGCATACCGTTTAGGCAGCCTTGGCCTAATAGGCGATCAAGGCTACCTTGCCTGGGACGGAAAACGTGGTTCGGCTAAACCGTATTTGAAACAGCCTCAAAACGGCCCAGTTAGCAATCAGCTATCCGAGCTGGAGCAGGGCGGCATGCTAGCTATGGTCGTCGACCCCTCTCGCGGATTTATGCTCGAACAGCTGGCCAATGCACCTGAGCTTAAAGATCGTATCGAGCACGGTGGCGTGGTCGGTAAGATCATCCTTGGCTTACTTGCCGTTGGACTCGGTATTGGCCTTATCCGCGGCACCAAGCTGTTTGCGATTCGCCAGCAGATCAAGAAACAGCTTAAAACCCCTGAAACTCCGGGCAATAACCCTTTAGGCCGAGTGCTTAGTGTTTACAGTAAAGAGCCAAACCGCAGTGTAGAGGCTCTGGAACTTCGCCTGCTAGAAACTATTGTTGATGAGCAGCAAGGCTTGGAGAAAGGCCTATCGATGTTGAAGCTGCTGGCTGCTCTAGCGCCGATGCTGGGGCTACTGGGCACGGTAACCGGTATGATCGAAACCTTCCAGGTGATCACTCAGTTTGGTAATGGTGACCCCACAGTGATGGCGGGGGGGATTTCTATGGCTCTGGTAACAACAGTTTTGGGTTTGGTAGCGGCAATGCCTCTGCTACTGGCGCACAATATGTTGACGACCCAAGCTGAAACTATCCGTAGCATTCTTGAAAAGCAGGGTATCAGCCTGGTAGCCGAGCAAGCTGAAAAAGCAGGAATGACCGCATAA